A stretch of Aerococcus urinaehominis DNA encodes these proteins:
- a CDS encoding DUF503 domain-containing protein: MFLLASLVTFIIQDAYSLKDKRRVIKSMMAKVQQKFKVSVAEVSHNDMQNLAVLGFGIVSNADYQAQLVLDNIHDFIELHYPIEIVAVDWLESYERAKSYSG, translated from the coding sequence ATGTTTTTACTAGCTAGTCTGGTTACCTTTATTATTCAAGATGCCTATTCACTTAAGGATAAGCGCCGGGTTATCAAGTCTATGATGGCCAAGGTTCAGCAAAAATTCAAGGTATCTGTGGCTGAGGTTAGCCATAATGATATGCAAAATTTAGCCGTATTAGGCTTCGGTATTGTATCAAATGCTGACTATCAGGCCCAATTAGTCCTGGATAATATTCATGACTTTATCGAATTGCACTATCCTATAGAAATTGTAGCCGTTGACTGGTTAGAGAGTTACGAACGGGCTAAATCATACTCCGGTTAA
- a CDS encoding diaminopimelate dehydrogenase, whose product MIKVGIVGYGNLGRGVEANLKLANDMELVGIFSRRDPASLDTQAPAYYYDDLDQFTDKIDVLILCGGSRTDIPKQGPELAQKFNTVDAYDNHSNMSHYYQDMQAATQAGNKLAIIATGWDPGLFSLNRLMGAAILPQGNTYTFWGKGLSQGHGDAVRGVDGVADAVQYTIPNQDLMADIREGKEVAYDSHSAHKREVYAVLADGADPDQVREAIVTMPDYFQGYETTVHFISAEELKANHQGLPHGGHVIRSGQTSPEAHQVYEFSLDLASNPEFTAAVNVAYARAAARLAKEGVTGVQTVFDVAPKYLSSRPIAELIADLL is encoded by the coding sequence ATGATAAAAGTTGGTATTGTCGGCTACGGTAACCTAGGCCGTGGCGTCGAAGCAAATTTGAAGTTAGCTAATGATATGGAACTAGTAGGGATTTTTTCAAGACGGGACCCAGCTAGCCTGGATACCCAGGCACCAGCCTATTACTATGATGACCTCGATCAATTTACGGATAAAATTGACGTTTTGATTCTCTGCGGTGGTTCGCGGACTGATATTCCTAAGCAAGGACCAGAATTAGCTCAAAAATTTAATACCGTTGATGCCTATGATAACCACAGCAATATGTCCCATTATTATCAAGATATGCAAGCAGCCACCCAAGCTGGCAACAAGCTTGCTATTATTGCGACTGGCTGGGACCCAGGCCTATTCTCGCTTAACCGATTAATGGGCGCAGCAATTTTACCCCAAGGCAACACCTATACCTTCTGGGGTAAGGGGCTAAGTCAAGGCCACGGAGATGCAGTGCGTGGGGTTGACGGGGTAGCCGACGCTGTCCAATACACCATTCCTAACCAAGATTTGATGGCCGATATCCGGGAAGGTAAGGAGGTCGCTTATGATAGCCACAGTGCCCATAAGCGCGAGGTCTATGCTGTATTAGCTGATGGCGCTGACCCTGACCAAGTGCGGGAAGCTATTGTCACCATGCCCGACTACTTCCAGGGCTATGAAACCACAGTTCACTTTATAAGTGCTGAGGAGCTCAAGGCTAACCATCAAGGCCTGCCACATGGTGGGCATGTTATTCGCTCTGGTCAAACTAGCCCTGAGGCCCACCAAGTATATGAATTTAGTCTAGATCTGGCTTCTAATCCTGAATTCACTGCTGCTGTAAATGTTGCCTATGCCCGGGCCGCTGCTCGTCTGGCTAAAGAGGGGGTCACTGGTGTGCAAACGGTCTTTGACGTTGCTCCTAAGTATCTTAGCTCACGGCCAATTGCTGAATTAATCGCAGACCTACTATAA
- a CDS encoding ADP-ribosylglycohydrolase family protein, whose amino-acid sequence MLGAIIGDVIGSAYERPSQSTKKYDFDLWTDRSHFTDDTVMTLAIGQALKSHLAGNESFVEACRYQMRQYGRTYPNLAYGKSFKAWLSASDQAANPSYGNGAAMRVSPIAWFATNQNQCLQLAKSQALVSHDHEEAVIGAQAAALAVFLARQGARKIEIKQAITQLADYQLDTDLADIRPGYYFQVRASQSVPQAIMAFLQSQNFEDAIRLAVSLGGDADTLAAIAGSIGQAYYGVPATMVDQVRAYLPDQLWQDYQSLWAWLRTRTN is encoded by the coding sequence GTGTTAGGTGCTATAATAGGTGATGTAATAGGTTCTGCCTATGAACGTCCCAGCCAGTCAACTAAAAAATACGATTTTGACCTTTGGACCGACCGTAGTCATTTTACCGATGACACAGTGATGACCCTCGCAATTGGCCAAGCCTTAAAAAGTCACTTAGCAGGCAATGAATCTTTTGTTGAGGCTTGCCGTTATCAAATGCGGCAATATGGTCGGACCTATCCTAACTTGGCCTATGGTAAAAGTTTTAAGGCCTGGCTATCAGCAAGTGACCAGGCAGCCAATCCTAGTTACGGAAATGGGGCGGCCATGCGGGTGAGCCCAATTGCTTGGTTTGCCACTAACCAAAACCAGTGCCTCCAATTAGCCAAGAGCCAGGCCCTTGTATCTCATGATCATGAAGAGGCTGTGATTGGGGCCCAAGCTGCTGCATTAGCAGTTTTCCTAGCCCGTCAAGGTGCTAGAAAGATTGAAATCAAACAGGCAATTACCCAGCTGGCTGACTATCAACTTGATACTGATTTAGCTGATATTCGGCCGGGTTACTATTTTCAGGTAAGAGCGAGCCAGTCTGTGCCCCAAGCTATTATGGCTTTCCTGCAGAGTCAAAACTTTGAAGACGCCATTCGTCTAGCGGTATCCCTAGGGGGAGATGCGGATACCCTGGCAGCCATTGCCGGCAGTATTGGCCAAGCTTATTATGGTGTGCCTGCTACTATGGTTGACCAGGTGCGAGCTTACTTGCCTGACCAACTATGGCAGGACTATCAATCTCTCTGGGCTTGGTTAAGGACCAGGACCAATTAA
- a CDS encoding SIR2 family NAD-dependent protein deacylase: MTLKTWDTLKVDHLSQADQLAGLLKEAEAVVVGIGAGMSAADGFTYVGPRFRENFPDFIQKYRLIDMLQASLYDFDNIREYWAFQSRFVVLNYLDQPLGQSYLRLKEILADKAFHVITTNADNAFEKADYPENKVFHIQGKYCLWQCSNHCHNQTYRHDDAIRQMVAEQENMEIPAELVPYCPKCSAPMEINKRNEEKGMVEDVEFYLQKDHYDNFLDAHQHGRVLYLEIGVGHTTPQFIKDPFVNMTAANPEALFVTLNAKNYKLPDSVRPQTVWLNEDIADLIAAAHTQLVNQ, encoded by the coding sequence ATGACTTTAAAAACTTGGGATACCCTAAAAGTAGACCATCTTAGCCAGGCTGACCAATTAGCTGGCTTACTTAAAGAAGCCGAAGCGGTGGTTGTTGGTATCGGTGCTGGTATGTCTGCTGCGGATGGTTTTACCTATGTAGGGCCACGTTTTCGCGAAAACTTTCCTGATTTTATCCAAAAGTATCGCCTGATTGATATGTTGCAGGCTTCTCTCTATGATTTTGATAATATTCGCGAATATTGGGCCTTTCAAAGTCGTTTTGTTGTTTTAAACTACCTCGACCAGCCCCTAGGTCAATCCTATCTAAGACTTAAAGAAATACTTGCCGATAAGGCTTTTCACGTTATTACCACTAATGCTGACAATGCCTTTGAAAAAGCTGATTATCCAGAAAATAAAGTATTCCATATCCAGGGTAAGTATTGCTTATGGCAATGTTCCAACCACTGCCACAACCAAACCTACCGGCATGATGATGCCATCCGACAAATGGTGGCTGAGCAAGAAAATATGGAAATTCCAGCTGAATTAGTTCCTTACTGTCCAAAATGTAGTGCACCAATGGAGATCAACAAGCGTAATGAGGAGAAGGGTATGGTAGAAGATGTTGAGTTCTACCTACAAAAAGATCATTATGATAATTTCTTGGATGCCCACCAACATGGTAGGGTCCTCTATCTTGAGATTGGTGTCGGTCATACGACCCCACAATTCATTAAAGACCCATTCGTCAATATGACTGCTGCTAATCCTGAAGCACTCTTTGTTACCTTAAATGCAAAAAACTACAAGCTACCAGATAGTGTGCGTCCGCAAACAGTATGGTTAAATGAAGATATTGCCGATTTAATTGCAGCTGCCCACACCCAGCTAGTTAACCAGTAA
- a CDS encoding carbonic anhydrase: MTSLEDKLKQFQAGSYQKNAQLYHQLADHQAPHSLMITCADSRIDVEALLDAKPGEIFQVRSIANIVPAIDQVGLPSSVMAAVDFALNQLEVDHIIICGHSNCGGCAACLGPKENLATMPYLEKWINLLEPVKAGIQASLDQASDASQASLLLEEANVKAQFNHLMSYPMVADRVASGQLSVHGWHYDINSGQVRVYDQEKNQFVD; this comes from the coding sequence ATGACCTCATTAGAAGATAAATTAAAGCAGTTTCAAGCTGGTAGCTACCAAAAAAATGCCCAGCTCTACCACCAGTTAGCCGACCACCAGGCGCCCCATAGTTTAATGATTACCTGTGCAGATTCACGTATTGATGTTGAGGCCCTCTTGGATGCCAAGCCAGGGGAAATTTTTCAAGTACGCTCAATTGCGAATATTGTGCCCGCTATTGATCAAGTCGGACTACCTTCTAGCGTGATGGCTGCGGTTGACTTTGCCTTAAATCAGCTTGAGGTTGATCATATTATTATTTGCGGTCATTCAAATTGTGGCGGTTGTGCAGCCTGCCTAGGTCCTAAAGAAAATTTGGCCACCATGCCTTATCTTGAAAAGTGGATTAACCTGCTTGAACCCGTTAAGGCTGGTATCCAAGCTAGCTTGGACCAAGCAAGTGATGCTAGCCAGGCGAGTTTACTCCTCGAAGAAGCCAATGTTAAGGCACAATTCAACCACCTCATGTCCTATCCCATGGTGGCGGACAGGGTGGCTAGTGGGCAATTGTCCGTTCACGGTTGGCATTACGATATCAATAGTGGCCAAGTAAGAGTTTATGACCAGGAAAAGAACCAGTTTGTTGATTAA
- a CDS encoding pyruvate kinase, translating to MLGLLEELEKIRLEVYKQGQEYYRSWSPTDIRPDYRDSAQNLAYYRALRQIDLVSLQESLLAYGLNPFVNIESDVLAGLDQAINHLAAMQENGKQADEPAPANKPDKLLAQRQLDFYGQSDQAAIMVTMPPNAVDDLQLIADMQAAGMTVARINTAHENIADWQAMVANLHQNQANLPVYFDTAGPKVRISALYTRLQNPKLVKGDQFFISYREELGPFQDQDLVLTCPYEDLIKSLAVGDQVVMYDGDVSGQVTSCHPAGVVVTVTGVRKEKGQKIKATKGINFPEKDLGLDILSPDDQAAIAGIARADLATGFNLSYLRQTDDLIAIKACLAKNYGQASQDLKLNLKIETQAALDNIYELIIEGNRHHQAGLMIARGDLAAELGFVAMASLQEELLRLGRAGHIPVVLATQVLDNLVKTGIPSRAEISDVMLAGRSQCVMLNKGPYISRGIATLKRLLTASNHYFNHQVPYMGLSPLGHQLK from the coding sequence ATGCTGGGCCTTTTAGAAGAGTTAGAAAAAATACGTCTTGAAGTATATAAACAAGGTCAAGAATACTACCGCAGCTGGTCACCAACGGATATTCGACCAGATTATCGTGATTCAGCTCAAAATCTAGCCTATTACCGCGCGCTTCGCCAAATTGACCTAGTTAGCTTACAGGAAAGCTTATTAGCCTACGGACTGAACCCTTTTGTCAATATTGAGTCAGATGTGCTAGCTGGCTTAGACCAGGCTATTAATCATTTAGCTGCTATGCAAGAAAATGGGAAGCAAGCAGATGAGCCAGCTCCTGCAAATAAACCAGACAAACTACTGGCCCAACGCCAGCTAGACTTTTATGGTCAGAGTGACCAGGCAGCAATTATGGTGACTATGCCGCCTAACGCGGTTGATGATTTGCAACTAATTGCAGATATGCAGGCTGCCGGAATGACTGTTGCCCGGATTAATACTGCCCATGAAAATATTGCTGACTGGCAGGCCATGGTGGCCAACCTCCACCAAAATCAAGCTAACTTACCGGTCTACTTTGATACCGCCGGGCCCAAAGTGCGGATTTCAGCCCTTTATACGCGCCTGCAAAACCCTAAACTAGTTAAGGGTGACCAGTTTTTTATCTCCTACCGAGAAGAACTCGGGCCATTCCAAGACCAAGATTTGGTGCTGACCTGTCCTTATGAGGATTTAATCAAAAGTTTAGCGGTTGGCGACCAGGTCGTTATGTACGATGGTGATGTCAGTGGCCAAGTAACCAGCTGCCATCCAGCTGGTGTGGTGGTTACGGTTACGGGAGTTCGAAAGGAAAAGGGGCAAAAAATTAAGGCGACCAAGGGTATTAATTTCCCTGAAAAGGACCTTGGTCTAGATATCTTGAGTCCTGATGATCAAGCGGCCATCGCTGGTATTGCCCGAGCTGATTTAGCTACAGGCTTTAACTTGTCTTATTTAAGGCAGACAGACGATCTTATTGCGATTAAAGCTTGTCTGGCTAAAAATTATGGCCAGGCTAGCCAGGATCTTAAACTCAATCTGAAGATTGAAACCCAGGCAGCCTTGGACAATATTTATGAACTGATTATCGAAGGAAACCGTCACCATCAAGCGGGGCTGATGATAGCCAGGGGTGATTTGGCGGCAGAGCTAGGTTTTGTAGCCATGGCTAGTCTGCAAGAAGAATTATTGCGCCTAGGCCGAGCTGGTCATATCCCTGTGGTACTTGCTACTCAAGTATTAGATAATTTGGTTAAAACCGGTATTCCTAGTCGAGCAGAAATTTCTGATGTTATGTTGGCCGGCCGCAGCCAATGCGTCATGCTGAATAAGGGGCCCTATATTAGCCGGGGCATCGCGACGCTCAAGAGACTTTTAACTGCGTCTAACCACTACTTTAACCACCAAGTGCCTTATATGGGGCTATCACCTTTAGGTCATCAGTTGAAATAA
- a CDS encoding glycine cleavage system protein H produces the protein MKKRANYLFIEQDDDLYTISMTPELQDDVGTVGYAEITKADQVKVDDPILNVEASKTVLEVASPLAGKVADRNLAAEESPELLNSAKDEENWFIKLTDVDQAAFDALEDA, from the coding sequence ATGAAAAAACGCGCAAATTACCTCTTCATTGAACAAGATGATGACTTATATACCATTTCCATGACCCCTGAATTACAAGATGATGTGGGTACAGTTGGTTATGCAGAAATTACTAAAGCTGACCAAGTAAAAGTTGATGATCCGATTTTAAATGTAGAAGCCTCTAAAACTGTTTTAGAAGTGGCTAGCCCATTAGCTGGTAAGGTTGCTGACCGTAATTTAGCTGCAGAAGAAAGCCCAGAGTTATTAAATTCTGCTAAAGATGAAGAAAATTGGTTTATCAAGTTAACTGATGTTGACCAAGCGGCTTTTGACGCTCTTGAAGATGCCTAA
- a CDS encoding 2-keto-3-deoxygluconate permease translates to MLLAALFNTFAPSLFPSLGGISEAMFTTKGINYVVGVTCFCSGAGLNLQSLKHVLRKQGVELLVKTIICIAIGILYINLFGLEGVFGISAVAFITALCSTNPALFLSLEQDLGTEDDLLAFGLLGLFCVPAYPMFVFGIAQGGAIDWTPIISTLVPIIAGMIVGNLDPDMAKFLAPGVAVLTPFMGWCFGAGINLFQAVVAGPQGVLLTILFYIVLVPALYLVETKVLKDDGVSSISMSSIAGMSVSVPALIAQTNTSIAPFVESATAQISFGVVLTSIITPILAKKVFNIHADIKHHH, encoded by the coding sequence ATGCTATTAGCAGCATTGTTCAATACCTTTGCACCTAGTCTATTTCCTAGTTTAGGCGGTATTTCAGAAGCCATGTTCACAACTAAGGGGATCAACTATGTGGTTGGTGTGACCTGTTTTTGCTCCGGTGCTGGTCTAAACTTACAATCTCTAAAGCATGTGCTCCGTAAGCAAGGGGTTGAACTTTTAGTAAAGACCATCATTTGTATTGCAATTGGTATTTTATATATTAATTTATTCGGCCTTGAAGGGGTATTTGGCATCTCTGCCGTTGCCTTTATCACTGCCCTTTGCTCCACTAACCCTGCCCTTTTCCTTTCATTAGAACAAGATTTAGGGACAGAAGATGACTTGTTAGCCTTTGGTCTGCTAGGACTTTTCTGTGTCCCAGCCTATCCGATGTTTGTCTTTGGTATTGCCCAAGGTGGTGCAATCGACTGGACCCCAATTATTTCTACCCTAGTACCGATTATTGCTGGTATGATTGTTGGTAACCTGGATCCTGATATGGCAAAATTCTTAGCACCTGGTGTCGCTGTTCTAACCCCATTCATGGGCTGGTGTTTTGGTGCTGGTATCAACTTATTCCAAGCTGTTGTTGCTGGTCCACAAGGTGTCCTATTAACCATCCTCTTCTATATTGTCCTAGTTCCTGCCCTTTACCTAGTTGAAACTAAGGTACTTAAAGATGATGGGGTGTCATCAATTTCAATGTCATCAATTGCTGGTATGTCAGTTTCAGTCCCAGCCTTAATCGCGCAAACTAATACGAGTATTGCACCATTCGTTGAATCAGCTACTGCTCAAATTTCATTTGGTGTCGTGCTGACCTCAATTATCACGCCAATCCTAGCCAAGAAAGTCTTCAATATCCATGCTGATATTAAGCATCACCATTAG
- the lysA gene encoding diaminopimelate decarboxylase, which produces MQLNGNMATDDNMLTIGGIRADKLIAAYGSPLYVIDQADFEDRAQAFKQYFVSEKFKTHVIYASKAFSNVYISELAKAAGLHIDVVSGGELYTVLKAGYDPSQVYFHGNNKTPHELAYALDQGIGTIIVDNDYEYQLISDLAKERKMLARVLLRVNPGIEADTHKYIQTTKEDSKFGMSTTDPRTMAFIQAMAQDPAIDFAGVHCHIGSQVMKAGFFYEEAQAMIAFAKQVESQCQIDLQEVNLGGGFGVYYTDKDQPLNLAEFLPAYIKEIEQAMVANDFSCDIISIEPGRSMINDSGSTLYTLGAIKHPQMGLPFAFIDGGMSDNLRPALYQAEYEAAIANRINEPADQAFRVAGKCCETGDILIQEIKLANPQPGDILVVPRTGAYTFAMASNYNRIEKPAVVFVKDGQSKVAVKRETYADMTRNDCSIKD; this is translated from the coding sequence ATGCAATTAAACGGTAATATGGCCACTGATGACAATATGTTAACCATTGGTGGTATCCGGGCCGATAAATTAATCGCAGCATACGGGTCACCACTTTACGTGATTGACCAAGCTGATTTTGAAGACCGGGCCCAAGCTTTCAAGCAGTATTTTGTTTCTGAAAAATTTAAAACACATGTTATTTATGCCTCTAAGGCTTTTTCAAATGTTTATATTTCTGAATTAGCCAAGGCGGCTGGCCTCCATATTGATGTTGTTAGTGGGGGCGAACTCTACACTGTTTTAAAGGCGGGTTATGACCCTAGCCAAGTCTACTTCCATGGTAACAACAAAACCCCTCATGAGTTAGCCTATGCCCTAGACCAAGGGATTGGCACTATTATTGTCGATAATGACTATGAGTACCAACTAATCAGTGATTTAGCCAAAGAAAGAAAAATGCTAGCACGGGTCCTCTTGCGAGTTAACCCAGGGATTGAAGCTGATACCCACAAATATATTCAAACCACTAAGGAAGATTCTAAATTCGGCATGTCGACCACTGATCCGCGAACAATGGCCTTTATTCAAGCCATGGCCCAGGATCCAGCCATTGATTTTGCAGGTGTTCATTGTCACATTGGCTCTCAAGTGATGAAGGCAGGCTTTTTCTATGAAGAGGCCCAGGCCATGATTGCCTTCGCTAAGCAGGTCGAAAGCCAGTGTCAAATTGACTTGCAGGAAGTCAACCTAGGTGGTGGCTTTGGCGTATATTATACGGATAAGGATCAACCTTTGAATTTAGCTGAATTTTTGCCAGCCTATATTAAAGAAATCGAACAGGCTATGGTGGCTAATGATTTCAGCTGTGACATTATTTCGATTGAACCCGGCCGGTCTATGATTAATGACTCCGGTTCGACCCTGTATACGCTAGGTGCTATTAAGCACCCGCAAATGGGACTACCCTTTGCTTTTATTGATGGGGGCATGTCTGATAACTTGCGACCAGCCCTATACCAGGCTGAATATGAGGCAGCAATTGCTAACCGGATAAATGAACCTGCTGACCAAGCCTTCCGAGTGGCTGGCAAGTGTTGTGAAACTGGCGATATTTTAATTCAAGAGATCAAACTTGCTAACCCGCAGCCGGGGGATATTTTAGTGGTGCCAAGAACCGGGGCTTACACATTTGCCATGGCCTCCAACTATAACCGGATTGAAAAACCAGCAGTCGTTTTTGTTAAGGATGGTCAGTCCAAAGTGGCTGTTAAGCGAGAAACTTATGCCGATATGACGCGTAATGATTGCTCTATCAAGGATTAA
- a CDS encoding protein-ADP-ribose hydrolase produces the protein MKQTDRLKLMVGYLEGEYSDPSDYQNLPAYNLDDDDQNQLTKRQELANKWRQLVNVRPAKPASDQYLSLQDTYLALENNDGPTYGFTDGYIKSDQISLWQGDITQLAVDAIVNAANNQAEGCFIPGHNCIDNIIHTKAGIQLRLDMHQQIKSRGRKLATGQALISSAYNLPATYVIHTVGPVVQGGQVTDIKADQLAQCYQSCLALAEEKGLKTIAFCCIATGVFGYPADQAAQVAIKTVENYISQENSQIKVIFNVFTDQDLAIYADRLGIDLEEEK, from the coding sequence ATGAAGCAAACAGATCGCCTTAAGTTAATGGTTGGCTATTTGGAAGGGGAATACTCAGACCCCAGCGATTACCAAAATTTACCAGCCTACAATCTGGATGACGACGATCAGAATCAGTTGACCAAACGCCAGGAATTGGCCAACAAGTGGCGCCAGTTGGTTAATGTCCGACCTGCTAAACCAGCTAGCGACCAGTACCTATCCCTTCAGGATACCTATTTAGCCTTGGAAAACAATGATGGTCCGACCTATGGCTTTACTGATGGCTACATTAAGTCCGATCAGATAAGCTTGTGGCAGGGCGATATAACCCAATTAGCAGTGGATGCAATCGTTAATGCCGCTAACAACCAGGCAGAGGGCTGCTTTATTCCTGGCCATAACTGCATCGATAACATTATTCACACTAAAGCTGGGATCCAATTACGCCTGGACATGCACCAACAAATTAAAAGTCGGGGCCGTAAGCTAGCGACGGGGCAAGCTTTGATTTCTTCAGCCTATAACCTACCTGCGACCTATGTGATTCATACGGTAGGTCCAGTCGTTCAAGGCGGTCAGGTCACCGACATCAAGGCCGACCAACTGGCCCAATGCTACCAGTCCTGTTTGGCTTTAGCAGAGGAAAAAGGATTAAAAACGATTGCTTTTTGTTGTATAGCAACGGGTGTATTTGGTTATCCAGCTGACCAAGCGGCTCAGGTGGCCATAAAGACCGTAGAGAATTATATAAGTCAAGAAAATAGCCAAATTAAGGTAATATTTAACGTCTTTACCGACCAAGACTTGGCAATTTATGCTGATAGACTAGGTATTGACTTAGAGGAGGAAAAATAA